AATTTTGATGATTATAGTCTTTGGCATCATGTTTATAGAACATATAAACAAAAAATCATACAGCTTCAATAACAATACAAATTTAGAAATTCAAAAACAAGAGCTATCTTCGCTAAAAAAATCTTTAGCTTTTTTATGGTGCCTTGTAATCTTTATTTTGGCATTTGGACTGCCTTTTTACTGGCTTGTTTATTGGTCTATTTTTGGGGATATTAAATTTGATATGAGTTTTGTTTCTATGGCTTCAAATTCGCTTTTTATAGCGGCTATAGCTTCTGTTTTGATAGTCACCATAGGTCTATTTTTGACGTTTTCTTCGAGATTTTTCGTATCAAATTTAGCTAGAAGTTTTGTGCTAAAATGTTCATCTTTAGGATATGCTTTGCCAGGAGCTAGTGTTGGAGTTTGCGTGATGATAGTCTTTGGCTACGTGGATAGAAACTTTGGTACGAGTTTGCTTTCTAGTAGTTTTGTCGTGCTTATATTTGGCTTTGCGGTTCGTTTTATGACTGCTAGTGTTTATGCTCTTGATAGCGGATATACAAAAATATCTAAATTTATAGACGACGCTGCTAAAGTTATGAAAATCGGTCTTTTTAGTATGTTTTTTAGAGTGCATTTACCGCTTTTAAAACACTTTATTTTACTTGCTTTTACTCTTTCTTTCGTAGATATCGTAAAAGAGCTTCCTTTGAGTTTGATCTTGCGTCCGTTCGAATTTGAAACTCTAAGCATCAGAGCGTTTTTTTATGCGACTGATGAGAGACTTTACGCTGCAGCGTTGCCAAGCTTACTTATAGTTTTGATATCTTTATGTGCGGTGATTTTTGTAGAATTTTATGCTTATAAAAGATCTAAATGATGCTATATTTTTTAAATTTATCGCTTGCCAAAACCGCTCATTTCTGAGCAGTTTTAGGACTTGCTAAGCTAGGATCATCTTCATAGTCAAATCCTCCGCCAAGTGATTTATAGACATCAATTACACTAGTAGCTACGCTTAGTTTTGATTGAGCAAGGCTTAGTCTTGCTGATAACAAATTTCTTTGTGAATCTAAAAACTCAAGATGAGTGCTGTATCCGTTGTCGTATCTGGCTTTTGAAAGATCGTAAATTTTAGTTTGAGACTCTACTAGATTTTGCATACTTTTTTCTTTTAACACAGAGTTTTTGCGTGTATCAAGAGCAGTTCTTATCTCACCAAATGCAGTTTTTACGGCTTTATCATATGATAAAAAGCTTGCGTTTTGTTCTAAATTTGCAAGTTCTACTTTGTTTTTTGTTCTTCCAAAATCAAGAAGAGGCATTATGAGACTTCCACCGACACTCCATGTATTTGCATTTTTTACGAAAAATCTATCAAATTCATCGCTACTAAATCCAAAAATTCCTGTTAAAGAGAGCTTAGGTAGATAGCTAGTTCTTGCTACTCCAACTAAGAAATTTGAAGCTTTAAGCCTTTGTAGTGCGCTTGCTATATCTGCTCTATGTAAAAGCACGTCTGAGCTTATGCCATTTGGGACTTCTGGTATAGTTGGAAGGGTTAAAGGGGCATCTATATTTTTGTATAGAATTTCATTTAAGTTTTTACCGACTAAAACGCTTAAAGCTGAGTTTGTTTGTGCGATCTGAGTTTGTATATCTATAAGCTGAGTTTTAGCACTATGCACTGCAGCTTTGGCTTGATAATACGTAAGCTCGTCTATGGCTCCTGCATCAAGCTCTTTTTGCCTATAAGCAAGTGTTTCTTCGTAAGTATTTAATGTCTCATTTAGTATATTTTCTTGTTCTTTTAGAGATATGAGCGTAAAATACGTGCTTGCAGTAGTACTTGCTATGCTTAGTCTTGCGTTTTCATAGTCATATTTTGTGGCTTTAAAAGTAGCTTCACTAGCGTTTGCGTTGTCTCTTACTCTACCCCAAAGATCTATTTCGTAGCTAAGAGCAGCGCTTAGACTAAATGCGTTGTATTTTTTATTATCTTGACCTGTGTATGTTTCACCGCTTGAGCGATTTTTAGTTGCTTCACCATTTAAATTTATATTTGGAAATAGCTCAACATTAGCTAAATTTAGGTTTATTTTTGCTTGTTCTATATTGTTTAGAGCTATTAGAAGATCGCTATTGTTTTTTAACGCTTCAGCAACAAGAGAGTTTAATCTCTCGTCACTGAAATCTTCCCACCATTTTTTATTGATACTATAACTATCAAATTTATACTCATATGATTGCTCTATATCTATCATATCAGGCTTTAAAGAACATCCTGTTATAAGCAAAGCAAATGAGGCGATCAAAATTAAATTACGCATTTTCCTCTCCTTTAGTAGCTATTTTACCACGTTTTTTATCTAGCCACAAATTAAAACTTTCTAGTATATAGAAAAAGAGCGGTACAAAGAAAATAGCTATCGTAGATGCTGCTATCATACCGCCGATAACTCCAGTACCTAGTGCGTGACGCGACGCAGCTCCAGCTCCAGTAGCTAACGCCATAGGTAAAACTCCAAGAGTAAAAGCAAGAGAAGTCATTATGATAGGTCTAAATCTCATCCTAGCAGCATTTATAGCAGCTTCTTTTATAGTTTTTCCCGCTAAGTGCTCTTGCATAGCAAATTCCACTATCAATATGGCATTTTTAGCCGCTAGTCCGATGAGAAGTAAAAGCCCTATTTGAAAATACACGTCGTTGCTAAGTCCTCTTCCCCATGTAAAAAGAAGTGAGCCAAATACAGAAAAAGGAACAGCAGTTACAACCGCTAAAGGCATAAGCCATCTTTCATACTGAGCTGCAAGTATCAAAAATACAAATATCATACCAAATACAAATGCTTGAGCGCCTTTACCAGTTGATGCTACTTCTTGATACGCTGATCCAGACCAGCCTATATCATACTCAGATCCTAGCTCTTCAGTTATAACTTGTCTTATAGCTTCTATG
The sequence above is a segment of the Campylobacter hyointestinalis subsp. lawsonii genome. Coding sequences within it:
- a CDS encoding ABC transporter permease, with protein sequence MRAIKFGAIFVALIIVFPIFFIFIEMFFGDFSLLSHFMRYLLAPYIKDTFTLLIGVLFLSSVIACISAYLVVNFKFPFSKFFEFGLVLPLAIPAYIFSFAYVGLMDYDGEFMKIFGFRLDMMNIYGAIFVISMSLYPYIYMFAKTSFKTQSKMVFEIAKVHNISAFSAFFKVSLPLAKPAIFGGIMLVAMETLSDYGTAAYYGVNTFSAGIFKVWYDLDDSYLASFLAGILMIIVFGIMFIEHINKKSYSFNNNTNLEIQKQELSSLKKSLAFLWCLVIFILAFGLPFYWLVYWSIFGDIKFDMSFVSMASNSLFIAAIASVLIVTIGLFLTFSSRFFVSNLARSFVLKCSSLGYALPGASVGVCVMIVFGYVDRNFGTSLLSSSFVVLIFGFAVRFMTASVYALDSGYTKISKFIDDAAKVMKIGLFSMFFRVHLPLLKHFILLAFTLSFVDIVKELPLSLILRPFEFETLSIRAFFYATDERLYAAALPSLLIVLISLCAVIFVEFYAYKRSK
- a CDS encoding efflux transporter outer membrane subunit, which codes for MRNLILIASFALLITGCSLKPDMIDIEQSYEYKFDSYSINKKWWEDFSDERLNSLVAEALKNNSDLLIALNNIEQAKINLNLANVELFPNINLNGEATKNRSSGETYTGQDNKKYNAFSLSAALSYEIDLWGRVRDNANASEATFKATKYDYENARLSIASTTASTYFTLISLKEQENILNETLNTYEETLAYRQKELDAGAIDELTYYQAKAAVHSAKTQLIDIQTQIAQTNSALSVLVGKNLNEILYKNIDAPLTLPTIPEVPNGISSDVLLHRADIASALQRLKASNFLVGVARTSYLPKLSLTGIFGFSSDEFDRFFVKNANTWSVGGSLIMPLLDFGRTKNKVELANLEQNASFLSYDKAVKTAFGEIRTALDTRKNSVLKEKSMQNLVESQTKIYDLSKARYDNGYSTHLEFLDSQRNLLSARLSLAQSKLSVATSVIDVYKSLGGGFDYEDDPSLASPKTAQK